In a genomic window of Streptomyces roseoviridis:
- a CDS encoding thymidine phosphorylase — protein sequence MDVISVIRTKRDKGELSPEQIDWVIDAYTRGEVADEQMSALAMAILLNGMNRDEIARWTAAMIASGERMDFSSLSRPTADKHSTGGVGDKITLPLAPLVAACGAAVPQLSGRGLGHTGGTLDKLESIPGWRALLSNEEMLHVLDTTGAVICAAGDGLAPADKKLYALRDVTGTVEAIPLIASSIMSKKIAEGTGSLVLDVKVGTGAFMKNIEDARELASTMVALGTDSGVKTVALLTDMSTPLGLTAGNALEVRESVEVLAGGGPADVVELTIALAREMLDAAGVKDADPAKALADGSAMDVWRRMIAAQGGDPDATLPVAREQHVVTAPSSGVLTRLDAYDIGIAAWRLGAGRARKEDPVQAGAGVELHAKPGDTVTAGQPLLTLHTDTPEKFDYALKSLEGAWDIAAAGTAFTPNPIVLDRIA from the coding sequence ATGGACGTCATCTCCGTCATCCGCACCAAGCGGGACAAGGGCGAGCTGAGCCCGGAGCAGATCGACTGGGTCATCGACGCCTACACCCGCGGGGAGGTCGCCGACGAGCAGATGTCCGCCCTGGCCATGGCGATCCTCCTGAACGGCATGAACCGCGACGAGATCGCCCGCTGGACCGCGGCCATGATCGCCTCCGGCGAGCGCATGGACTTCTCCTCGCTCTCCCGCCCCACCGCCGACAAGCACTCCACCGGCGGCGTCGGCGACAAGATCACCCTGCCGCTCGCCCCGCTGGTCGCCGCCTGCGGCGCGGCCGTCCCGCAGCTCTCCGGCCGCGGCCTCGGCCACACCGGCGGCACCCTCGACAAGCTGGAGTCCATCCCCGGCTGGCGCGCGCTGCTGTCCAACGAGGAGATGCTGCACGTCCTCGACACCACCGGCGCGGTCATCTGCGCGGCCGGCGACGGCCTCGCGCCCGCCGACAAGAAGCTCTACGCGCTGCGGGACGTCACCGGCACCGTCGAGGCCATCCCGCTGATCGCCTCCTCGATCATGTCGAAGAAGATCGCCGAGGGGACCGGCTCGCTGGTCCTGGACGTCAAGGTCGGCACCGGCGCCTTCATGAAGAACATCGAGGACGCCCGCGAACTCGCCTCCACCATGGTCGCGCTCGGCACCGACAGCGGCGTGAAGACGGTCGCCCTGCTCACCGACATGTCGACCCCGCTCGGCCTCACCGCCGGCAACGCCCTGGAGGTCCGCGAGTCGGTCGAGGTCCTCGCCGGCGGCGGCCCGGCGGACGTCGTGGAGCTGACGATCGCGCTGGCCCGCGAGATGCTCGACGCGGCCGGCGTCAAGGACGCCGACCCGGCCAAGGCCCTCGCGGACGGCTCCGCGATGGACGTGTGGCGCCGCATGATCGCCGCCCAGGGCGGCGACCCGGACGCCACCCTCCCGGTCGCCCGCGAGCAGCACGTCGTCACGGCGCCCTCCTCGGGCGTCCTGACCCGCCTCGACGCCTACGACATCGGCATCGCCGCCTGGCGCCTCGGTGCCGGCCGCGCCCGCAAGGAGGACCCGGTCCAGGCCGGCGCGGGCGTCGAGCTCCACGCCAAGCCGGGCGACACGGTGACCGCGGGCCAGCCGCTGCTGACCCTCCACACGGACACCCCGGAGAAGTTCGACTACGCCCTGAAGTCCCTGGAGGGCGCGTGGGACATCGCGGCGGCGGGCACGGCGTTCACGCCGAACCCGATCGTGCTCGACCGCATCGCGTGA
- a CDS encoding amidohydrolase — protein MNQLKSREPGPDAATAALPGTLTEPLRAELIAFRRDLHMHPELGKQEFRTTAALKTRLEAAGLRPRVLPGGTGLMCDVGTWDRARPMLAIRADLDALPIPDTKTVAYRSTEPGRAHACGHDVHTTAALGAGLVLAELDRQGRLPVAVRLVFQPAEEVLPGGAADAIAAGVLDGVGRIIAVHCDPKVDAGKIGLRPGPITSACDRLEITLGGPGGHTARPHLTTDLVTAAARIATDVPAVLARRIDARSGLSVTWGRIAAGHAPNVIPQHAELSGTVRCLDLPAWRDAPDMVHAAIDEIATLHRAKSTVDYVRGVPPVVNDPVITELLRDAMSARRGPYAIEDTEQSLGGEDFSWYLELVPGAMARLGVRTPGDTRVRDLHAGDFDVDERAIGVAVEMFTAAVLLDAASR, from the coding sequence GTGAACCAGTTGAAGTCCCGTGAGCCCGGCCCCGACGCGGCGACCGCAGCGCTGCCCGGAACGCTGACCGAACCGCTGCGTGCCGAACTGATCGCGTTCCGCCGGGATCTGCACATGCACCCCGAGCTCGGCAAGCAGGAGTTCCGGACCACCGCGGCGCTCAAGACCCGACTGGAAGCGGCCGGACTGCGCCCCAGAGTGCTTCCCGGCGGCACCGGACTCATGTGTGACGTCGGCACCTGGGACCGCGCGAGGCCCATGCTGGCGATCCGCGCCGACCTCGACGCGCTGCCCATCCCCGACACCAAGACCGTCGCCTACCGCTCCACGGAGCCCGGCCGCGCCCACGCCTGCGGCCACGACGTCCACACCACCGCCGCCCTCGGCGCCGGCCTCGTCCTGGCCGAGCTCGACCGGCAGGGCCGGCTGCCCGTGGCCGTACGGCTGGTCTTCCAGCCCGCCGAGGAGGTGCTGCCCGGCGGCGCGGCCGACGCCATCGCGGCCGGCGTCCTGGACGGCGTGGGCCGGATCATCGCCGTGCACTGCGACCCCAAGGTCGACGCCGGGAAGATCGGCCTGCGTCCCGGGCCCATCACCTCCGCCTGCGACCGGCTGGAGATCACCCTCGGCGGCCCCGGCGGCCACACCGCCCGCCCGCACCTGACCACCGACCTGGTCACCGCCGCCGCCCGGATCGCCACCGACGTGCCCGCCGTGCTGGCCCGCCGGATCGACGCCCGCTCGGGCCTCTCGGTCACCTGGGGCCGCATCGCGGCCGGTCACGCGCCCAACGTCATCCCGCAGCACGCCGAGCTGTCCGGCACGGTCCGCTGCCTCGACCTGCCCGCCTGGCGCGACGCCCCCGACATGGTGCACGCGGCGATCGACGAGATCGCCACCCTGCACCGGGCCAAGTCGACCGTCGACTACGTCCGCGGCGTCCCCCCGGTCGTCAACGACCCGGTGATCACCGAGCTGCTCCGCGACGCGATGTCCGCCCGGCGCGGGCCGTACGCGATCGAGGACACCGAGCAGTCCCTCGGCGGCGAGGACTTCTCCTGGTACCTGGAGCTCGTCCCCGGCGCCATGGCCCGCCTCGGCGTCCGCACGCCCGGCGACACCCGGGTGCGCGACCTGCACGCCGGTGACTTCGACGTGGACGAGCGGGCCATCGGGGTGGCCGTGGAGATGTTCACGGCGGCCGTCCTGCTCGACGCCGCGTCCCGCTGA
- a CDS encoding HAD family hydrolase: MTGDRVELVIFDCDGVLVDSERIYCRVDREVFARLGAEFTEAELVEHFVGSPKEIWTALVEERRGEPLPPDWHEPFRPLYDAALDAELTVVEGVTDVLDALDVPFCLASNGSHHSIRRNLTRTGLLDRFEGRIFSAHDVARGKPAPDLFLHAAATMGVAPERCAVVEDSAYGVRAARAAGMRAFGYTGGLTAADRLTGERTVVFEDMRRLPALLGVMAA, encoded by the coding sequence ATGACTGGTGATCGCGTCGAGCTGGTGATCTTCGACTGTGACGGCGTCCTGGTGGACAGCGAGCGGATCTACTGCCGGGTGGACCGCGAGGTGTTCGCGCGGCTGGGTGCCGAGTTCACGGAGGCCGAGCTGGTGGAGCACTTCGTCGGCTCCCCCAAGGAGATCTGGACGGCGCTGGTCGAGGAGCGGCGCGGCGAACCGCTGCCCCCGGACTGGCACGAGCCCTTCCGCCCCCTCTACGACGCGGCGCTGGACGCCGAGCTCACGGTGGTCGAGGGGGTGACCGACGTCCTCGACGCGCTGGACGTCCCCTTCTGCCTGGCGTCCAACGGCAGTCACCACTCGATCCGCCGCAACCTGACCCGTACGGGCCTCCTCGACCGCTTCGAGGGCCGGATCTTCAGCGCCCATGACGTGGCCCGCGGCAAGCCCGCGCCGGACCTCTTCCTGCACGCGGCGGCGACCATGGGCGTCGCGCCCGAGCGCTGCGCGGTGGTCGAGGACAGCGCGTACGGCGTCCGGGCCGCCCGCGCGGCCGGGATGCGCGCCTTCGGCTACACCGGCGGACTGACGGCCGCGGACCGGCTGACGGGCGAGCGGACGGTCGTCTTCGAGGACATGCGCCGGCTGCCGGCGCTGCTCGGGGTGATGGCGGCGTGA
- a CDS encoding cytidine deaminase, with product MPEADWERLRQTAREAMSRAYAPYSGYPVGAAALVDDGRVVSGCNVENASFGIGLCAECGLVSQLQATGGGRLTHFVCVDGRGESLVPCGRCRQLLYEFGGPELVLETPAGFVTLADMLPQAFGPDHLAK from the coding sequence CTGCCCGAGGCCGACTGGGAGCGGCTGCGTCAGACCGCCCGGGAGGCGATGTCCCGCGCGTACGCGCCCTACTCCGGCTACCCGGTCGGCGCGGCGGCACTGGTCGACGACGGGCGGGTGGTCTCCGGCTGCAACGTCGAGAACGCCTCGTTCGGCATCGGCCTGTGCGCCGAGTGCGGTCTCGTCTCGCAGCTCCAGGCCACCGGCGGTGGCCGGCTGACCCACTTCGTGTGCGTCGACGGCCGGGGCGAGTCCCTGGTGCCGTGCGGGCGGTGCCGGCAGCTCCTCTACGAGTTCGGCGGCCCCGAACTCGTCCTGGAGACGCCCGCCGGGTTCGTCACCCTGGCGGACATGCTCCCGCAGGCGTTCGGCCCGGACCACCTGGCGAAGTAA
- a CDS encoding Uma2 family endonuclease, whose protein sequence is MSALIVDHSSHGYEWSDLVRIWEETDAPEGCKVEIIEGIITVSPPPSNSHNMIAAKVQRRLYSVIPEDWGIYQTLGASIPSRDGLFIPDLAVMPEAALNTPGHFVPAADAELAVEITSPSNAGTDRITKAAGYAQAGVPLSLLIDSFAPGGPTVTLYGEPKGGVYRVLGAVPFGEKLHLPAPFDLTLDTAEFPVS, encoded by the coding sequence ATGAGCGCACTCATCGTCGACCACTCGTCCCACGGGTACGAGTGGAGCGACCTCGTCCGGATCTGGGAGGAGACGGACGCACCCGAGGGCTGCAAGGTGGAGATCATCGAGGGGATCATCACCGTGTCACCGCCGCCGTCCAACAGCCACAACATGATCGCCGCGAAGGTCCAGCGGCGGCTCTACAGCGTGATCCCGGAGGACTGGGGGATCTACCAGACTCTCGGCGCCTCGATTCCCTCGAGGGACGGCCTCTTCATCCCGGACCTGGCGGTGATGCCGGAGGCCGCGCTCAATACGCCGGGCCACTTCGTCCCCGCCGCTGATGCGGAGCTGGCCGTGGAGATCACGTCTCCGTCGAATGCCGGCACGGACCGGATCACGAAGGCTGCCGGATACGCCCAGGCCGGAGTGCCGCTCTCTCTCCTGATCGACTCCTTCGCCCCAGGCGGCCCCACCGTCACCCTCTACGGCGAGCCGAAGGGGGGCGTCTACCGCGTCCTCGGCGCTGTCCCGTTCGGCGAGAAGCTCCACCTCCCCGCCCCCTTCGACCTCACCCTCGACACCGCCGAGTTCCCCGTCAGCTGA
- a CDS encoding ABC transporter ATP-binding protein: protein MSQRHDNFAPPCPPLPLLSGQGECAINASSPPAVELHGITKRFPGVVANKDIDITVRKGTVHALIGENGAGKSTLMKILYGMQKPDEGTIAIDGEQVAFSSPADAIARGIGMVHQHFMLADNLTVLENVVLGGEKLYGIGARARRKIMEISDAYGLGVRPDALVEDLGVADRQRVEILKVLYRGARILILDEPTAVLVPQEVDALFDNLRELKSEGLTVIFISHKLGEVLKVADDITVIRRGTTVGTADPKTATTKQLAELMVGTELPSPETRESTVTDVPMLKVEGLTLSEAGAAAAAPLTTAAPPDPSGAVGLLEAGTGRKLLDDISFTIHKGEILGIAGVEGNGQTELIEALMGLSTLDAGVITLDGQDITKVSVRKRREGGVGYIPEDRHRHGLLLEAPLWENRILGHVTEEPNSKRGILDPKAARQDTERIVREYDVRTPGIDVTAASLSGGNQQKLIVGREMSHAPKFLIAAHPTRGVDVGAQAQIWDAIRDARREGLAVLLISADLDELIGLSDTLRVMYRGRLVADADPATITPEELGSAMTGAATGHLEGTEEQSEDGDAR, encoded by the coding sequence ATGTCCCAGCGGCACGATAACTTCGCCCCGCCCTGCCCTCCGCTCCCACTCCTTTCCGGCCAAGGAGAGTGCGCCATCAACGCGTCCAGCCCCCCTGCCGTAGAACTCCACGGCATCACCAAGCGCTTCCCCGGCGTCGTCGCCAACAAGGACATCGACATCACCGTCCGCAAGGGCACCGTGCACGCCCTCATCGGTGAGAACGGTGCCGGCAAGTCGACCCTGATGAAGATCCTGTACGGCATGCAGAAGCCGGACGAGGGCACCATCGCCATCGACGGCGAGCAGGTCGCCTTCTCCAGCCCGGCCGACGCCATCGCGCGCGGCATCGGCATGGTGCACCAGCACTTCATGCTCGCCGACAACCTCACCGTCCTGGAGAACGTCGTCCTCGGCGGCGAGAAGCTCTACGGCATCGGTGCCAGGGCCCGCAGGAAGATCATGGAGATCTCCGACGCGTACGGCCTCGGTGTGCGCCCCGATGCGCTGGTCGAGGACCTCGGCGTCGCCGACCGGCAGCGGGTGGAGATCCTCAAGGTCCTCTACCGCGGCGCCCGGATCCTCATCCTCGACGAGCCGACCGCGGTGCTGGTCCCGCAGGAGGTCGACGCGCTCTTCGACAACCTGCGCGAGCTCAAGTCCGAGGGCCTGACCGTCATCTTCATCTCGCACAAGCTGGGCGAGGTCCTGAAGGTCGCCGACGACATCACCGTCATCCGGCGCGGCACCACGGTCGGCACCGCCGACCCGAAGACCGCCACCACCAAGCAGCTCGCCGAGCTGATGGTCGGCACCGAGCTGCCCTCGCCGGAGACCCGCGAGTCGACGGTCACCGACGTGCCGATGCTGAAGGTCGAGGGGCTGACGCTGAGCGAGGCCGGCGCCGCGGCCGCCGCGCCGCTGACCACCGCCGCCCCGCCGGACCCGTCCGGCGCCGTCGGGCTCCTGGAGGCCGGCACGGGCCGCAAGCTGCTCGACGACATCTCGTTCACCATCCACAAGGGCGAGATCCTCGGCATCGCCGGCGTCGAGGGCAACGGCCAGACCGAGCTCATCGAGGCCCTCATGGGCCTGAGCACCCTCGACGCGGGCGTCATCACCCTCGACGGCCAGGACATCACCAAGGTCTCGGTGCGCAAGCGCCGCGAGGGCGGCGTCGGCTACATCCCCGAGGACCGCCACCGCCACGGCCTGCTCCTGGAGGCCCCGCTCTGGGAGAACCGCATCCTCGGTCACGTCACCGAGGAGCCCAACTCCAAGCGCGGCATCCTCGACCCGAAGGCCGCCCGCCAGGACACCGAGCGGATCGTGCGCGAGTACGACGTGCGCACCCCCGGCATCGACGTCACCGCGGCCTCCCTGTCCGGCGGCAACCAGCAGAAGCTGATCGTCGGCCGGGAGATGAGCCACGCCCCCAAGTTCCTGATCGCCGCCCACCCCACCCGCGGTGTGGACGTCGGCGCCCAGGCGCAGATCTGGGACGCGATCCGCGACGCCCGCCGCGAGGGCCTGGCGGTACTGCTGATCTCCGCCGACCTCGACGAGCTGATCGGCCTGTCCGACACGCTGCGGGTCATGTACCGCGGCCGGCTGGTCGCCGACGCCGACCCCGCCACCATCACGCCCGAGGAGCTGGGCTCCGCCATGACCGGCGCGGCCACCGGCCACCTCGAAGGCACCGAAGAGCAGTCCGAAGACGGTGACGCCCGATGA
- a CDS encoding N-acetylneuraminate synthase family protein, producing MSDTRLRTLGSKTAGPGRPVYVTGEIGINHNGDLDNAFALIDAAAEAGCDAVKFQKRTPEICTPRDQWDIERDTPWGRMTYIDYRHRVEFGEDEYRAIDAHCRERGIDWFASPWDTEAVAFLEKFDVPAHKVASASLTDDELLRELRATGRTVILSTGMSTPKQIRHAVEVLGSDNILLCHATSTYPAKAEELNLRVIQTLQEEYPNVPIGYSGHETGLQTTLAAVALGATFVERHITLDRAMWGSDQAASVEPQGLQRLVRDIRTIETALGDGVKKVYESELGPMKKLRRVPGLVAA from the coding sequence ATGAGCGACACCCGCCTCCGCACCCTCGGCAGCAAGACCGCGGGCCCGGGCCGGCCCGTCTACGTCACCGGCGAGATCGGCATCAACCACAACGGCGACCTGGACAACGCCTTCGCGCTCATCGACGCCGCCGCCGAGGCCGGCTGCGACGCCGTCAAGTTCCAGAAGCGCACGCCCGAGATCTGCACGCCGCGCGACCAGTGGGACATCGAGCGCGACACCCCCTGGGGCCGGATGACCTACATCGACTACCGCCACCGGGTGGAGTTCGGCGAGGACGAGTACCGCGCCATCGACGCGCACTGCCGCGAGCGCGGCATCGACTGGTTCGCCTCCCCGTGGGACACCGAGGCCGTCGCCTTCCTGGAGAAGTTCGACGTCCCGGCCCACAAGGTCGCCTCCGCCTCCCTCACCGACGACGAGCTGCTGCGCGAACTGCGCGCCACCGGCCGCACGGTCATCCTCTCCACCGGCATGTCGACGCCGAAGCAGATCCGGCACGCGGTCGAGGTCCTCGGCAGCGACAACATCCTGCTCTGCCACGCCACCTCCACCTACCCGGCCAAGGCCGAGGAGCTCAACCTGCGCGTGATCCAGACGCTCCAGGAGGAGTACCCCAACGTCCCGATCGGCTACTCGGGCCACGAGACCGGCCTGCAGACCACGCTGGCCGCCGTCGCGCTGGGCGCCACCTTCGTCGAGCGCCACATCACCCTCGACCGCGCCATGTGGGGCTCCGACCAGGCCGCCTCCGTCGAGCCGCAGGGCCTGCAGCGCCTGGTCCGCGACATCCGCACCATCGAGACCGCGCTCGGCGACGGCGTGAAGAAGGTCTACGAGTCGGAGCTCGGCCCGATGAAGAAGCTCCGCCGGGTCCCGGGACTCGTCGCCGCATGA
- a CDS encoding BMP family ABC transporter substrate-binding protein yields MRRITRITTVGIASAALALSATACGKSSTDSGSGTDSKAGKAAIAYDIGGRGDQSFNDAAYAGLKKAEDELGVKGAEAEPSEGEGDADKVQRLTALARAGNNPVIGVGFAYAPAIEKVAKAYPKTTFGLIDDTSKTGPNIANLVFNEEQGSYLAGVAAAKASKTGTVGFIGGVEVPLIKKFEAGFAQGVKDTNPNAKVLTQYLTQPPNFDGFAKPDLGKAAAQGMLDRKADVIYAAAGLAGSGAIEATAKAGKWAIGVDSDQYNQKGLAAYKERILTSVTKDVSDSVFNLIKSVKDGKPQTGEVRYGLAADGVGLADSNPEYKKMTDLIAAVDKAKKEIVDGKITVKTAP; encoded by the coding sequence TTGCGCCGGATCACCAGGATCACCACCGTGGGCATCGCCTCCGCGGCGCTCGCCCTGTCCGCCACCGCGTGCGGCAAGTCGTCGACGGACTCGGGTTCGGGCACGGACTCGAAGGCCGGCAAGGCCGCCATCGCCTACGACATCGGCGGCCGTGGCGACCAGTCCTTCAACGACGCCGCCTACGCGGGCCTGAAGAAGGCCGAGGACGAGCTCGGCGTCAAGGGCGCCGAGGCCGAGCCGTCGGAGGGCGAGGGCGACGCCGACAAGGTGCAGCGCCTCACCGCGCTCGCCCGCGCCGGCAACAACCCGGTCATCGGCGTCGGCTTCGCCTACGCCCCGGCGATCGAGAAGGTCGCCAAGGCCTACCCGAAGACCACCTTCGGCCTCATCGACGACACGTCGAAGACCGGCCCGAACATCGCCAACCTGGTCTTCAACGAGGAGCAGGGCTCCTACCTGGCCGGCGTCGCCGCCGCCAAGGCGTCCAAGACCGGCACGGTCGGCTTCATCGGCGGTGTCGAGGTCCCGCTGATCAAGAAGTTCGAGGCGGGCTTCGCCCAGGGCGTCAAGGACACCAACCCGAACGCCAAGGTGCTCACCCAGTACCTGACCCAGCCGCCGAACTTCGACGGCTTCGCCAAGCCGGACCTCGGCAAGGCCGCCGCCCAGGGCATGCTCGACCGCAAGGCCGACGTGATCTACGCCGCCGCCGGTCTCGCCGGCTCCGGCGCGATCGAGGCGACCGCCAAGGCCGGCAAGTGGGCCATCGGCGTCGACTCGGACCAGTACAACCAGAAGGGTCTGGCCGCCTACAAGGAGCGGATCCTCACCTCGGTCACCAAGGACGTCTCGGACTCCGTCTTCAACCTGATCAAGTCGGTCAAGGACGGCAAGCCGCAGACCGGTGAGGTCCGCTACGGCCTCGCGGCGGACGGCGTCGGCCTGGCCGACTCCAACCCGGAGTACAAGAAGATGACCGACCTGATCGCCGCTGTCGACAAGGCGAAGAAGGAGATCGTCGACGGCAAGATCACGGTCAAGACCGCGCCGTAA
- a CDS encoding STAS domain-containing protein yields MSSGPVGGLPGVDTPRTLELRLSGRLAPDDIGRLCARLAAAEPADVVCAVDGLAPAGLAAVDALARIRLAAVRHGHRLRIEGAGPELRALLAFTGLDEVLGLPRVDVDQP; encoded by the coding sequence ATGAGTTCCGGACCCGTCGGCGGTCTGCCCGGTGTGGACACCCCTCGCACCCTCGAACTGCGCCTCTCCGGGCGGCTGGCCCCCGACGACATCGGCCGCCTGTGCGCCCGCCTTGCGGCGGCCGAGCCCGCCGACGTCGTGTGCGCGGTCGACGGCCTCGCGCCGGCCGGTCTGGCCGCCGTCGACGCCCTCGCCCGCATCCGGCTCGCCGCCGTCCGGCACGGCCACCGGCTGCGGATCGAGGGCGCGGGACCCGAACTGCGGGCCCTGCTCGCGTTCACGGGCCTCGACGAGGTGCTCGGACTGCCCAGGGTCGACGTTGATCAGCCGTAG
- a CDS encoding ABC transporter permease has translation MSTGTVAKPSAAPKKAGGRRKLTWPWILLIVAAGLVLFSLVRVISGANDLTSVGQVSGALQLAVPIGLAGLGGLWAERAGVVNIGLEGMMILGTWFGAWAGYQWGPWTGVLVGILGGALGGLLHAVITVTFNVNHIVSGVALNILAVGFTRYLSNFTFAEAEGGSSKQSPRIDEIAKITIPGVSDWLQELQAKHWFLISDLAGILGGLVTNLSLLTVVAVLLIPATWWLLWRTAFGLRLRSCGENPVAAESLGVNVYKYKYIAVTISGGLAGLGGAFLAIVATSIYQEGQTGGRGYIGLAAMIFGNWMPGGMAMGAGLFGFTDSLKLRGGAENVHALLLLVALLLVIAVLWQLYRKKYVTAAIAAVFSVGFFLWYAFTDEVPSQFVDAAPYVTTLLVLALSAQRLRMPKADGLPYRKGQGK, from the coding sequence ATGAGCACCGGCACCGTTGCCAAGCCGAGCGCCGCGCCCAAGAAGGCGGGCGGACGCCGCAAGCTGACCTGGCCCTGGATCCTGCTGATCGTCGCGGCCGGTCTCGTGCTCTTCTCGCTGGTCCGGGTCATCTCCGGGGCCAACGACCTCACCTCCGTCGGACAGGTCTCCGGCGCGCTCCAGCTCGCCGTGCCGATCGGTCTCGCGGGCCTCGGCGGCCTGTGGGCCGAGCGTGCGGGCGTGGTCAACATCGGTCTCGAGGGCATGATGATCCTCGGCACCTGGTTCGGCGCCTGGGCCGGCTACCAGTGGGGCCCGTGGACCGGCGTCCTCGTCGGCATCCTCGGCGGCGCGCTGGGCGGTCTGCTGCACGCGGTCATCACCGTCACGTTCAACGTGAACCACATCGTCTCCGGTGTGGCGCTGAACATCCTCGCGGTCGGCTTCACCCGCTACCTGTCGAACTTCACCTTCGCCGAGGCCGAGGGCGGCTCCTCCAAGCAGTCCCCGCGCATCGACGAGATCGCCAAGATCACGATTCCGGGTGTCTCGGACTGGCTCCAGGAACTCCAGGCCAAGCACTGGTTCCTGATCTCGGACCTGGCCGGCATCCTCGGCGGCCTGGTCACCAACCTGTCGCTGCTGACCGTGGTCGCCGTCCTGCTGATCCCGGCCACCTGGTGGCTGCTGTGGCGCACGGCCTTCGGCCTGCGGCTGCGCTCCTGCGGTGAGAACCCGGTCGCGGCCGAGTCGCTGGGCGTGAACGTCTACAAGTACAAGTACATCGCCGTGACCATCTCCGGCGGTCTGGCGGGTCTCGGCGGCGCCTTCCTCGCGATCGTGGCGACCAGCATCTACCAGGAGGGCCAGACCGGCGGTCGCGGCTACATCGGTCTCGCCGCGATGATCTTCGGCAACTGGATGCCGGGCGGCATGGCGATGGGCGCCGGCCTGTTCGGCTTCACCGACAGCCTCAAGCTGCGCGGCGGCGCCGAGAACGTCCACGCGCTGCTGCTGCTCGTCGCCCTGCTGCTGGTGATCGCCGTGCTGTGGCAGCTGTACCGCAAGAAGTACGTGACGGCCGCGATCGCCGCCGTCTTCTCGGTCGGCTTCTTCCTCTGGTACGCGTTCACCGACGAGGTCCCGAGCCAGTTCGTGGACGCCGCCCCGTACGTCACCACGCTGCTCGTGCTCGCCCTGTCGGCGCAGCGGCTGCGGATGCCGAAGGCGGACGGTCTGCCCTACCGGAAGGGCCAGGGCAAGTGA
- a CDS encoding ABC transporter permease, translated as MMKFDKDKLVIGAAGPVLALVSSFVLTVLVLLATGIDPIEPIRLMIENAGFSDIQVLIVNQTGIYYLAALAVAIGFRMNLFNIGVDGQYRLAAMLSAVVGAAVELPGPLHVLLIVLVAVLTGAFWAGIAGILKTTRGVSEVVSTIMLNAITTSLVAWLLLPKNFGEQVAGSNNLTTGEIAESGWFPGIDTGNGVVYGFTFVALALGVVYWFVLNRTRFGFDLRATGASESAAQASGVDAKKMILTSMLISGGLAGLSGMPTLLGETHTYSLDFPVGVGFTAIAIALLGRNHPVGIFFAALLFAFLDKASSSLDVAGYPKEITQIMQGIIVIAVVVSYELVRRYGLRRQQQKVGEQLAAGGAIKTDKEVAA; from the coding sequence ATGATGAAATTCGACAAGGACAAGCTGGTCATCGGGGCCGCGGGCCCCGTGCTCGCCCTGGTCTCCTCCTTCGTGCTCACCGTGCTGGTGCTGCTCGCCACGGGCATCGACCCGATCGAGCCGATCCGGCTGATGATCGAGAACGCCGGGTTCTCCGACATCCAGGTGCTGATCGTCAACCAGACCGGCATCTACTACCTGGCGGCGCTCGCGGTGGCCATCGGCTTCCGCATGAACCTCTTCAACATCGGCGTCGACGGCCAGTACCGCCTCGCCGCGATGCTCTCCGCCGTGGTCGGTGCCGCCGTCGAGCTGCCCGGTCCGCTGCACGTCCTGCTGATCGTGCTCGTCGCGGTCCTCACCGGTGCCTTCTGGGCCGGCATCGCGGGCATCCTCAAGACCACCCGCGGTGTCTCCGAGGTCGTCTCGACGATCATGCTCAACGCCATCACGACCTCGCTGGTCGCCTGGCTGCTGCTGCCGAAGAACTTCGGCGAGCAGGTCGCCGGATCCAACAACCTCACCACCGGTGAGATCGCCGAGTCCGGCTGGTTCCCCGGCATCGACACCGGCAACGGCGTCGTCTACGGCTTCACCTTCGTCGCGCTCGCGCTCGGCGTCGTCTACTGGTTCGTCCTCAACCGCACCCGCTTCGGCTTCGACCTGCGCGCCACCGGCGCCAGCGAGTCCGCGGCCCAGGCCAGCGGCGTCGACGCCAAGAAGATGATCCTCACCTCGATGCTGATCTCGGGCGGTCTCGCCGGTCTGTCCGGCATGCCGACCCTGCTCGGCGAGACCCACACGTACAGCCTCGACTTCCCCGTCGGCGTCGGCTTCACCGCCATCGCCATCGCCCTGCTCGGCCGCAACCACCCGGTCGGCATCTTCTTCGCCGCCCTGCTCTTCGCCTTCCTGGACAAGGCGTCGTCGTCGCTCGACGTCGCCGGTTATCCGAAGGAGATCACGCAGATCATGCAGGGCATCATCGTGATCGCCGTGGTCGTCTCCTACGAGCTCGTCCGTCGTTACGGCCTCCGCCGCCAGCAGCAGAAGGTCGGCGAGCAGCTGGCCGCCGGCGGCGCCATCAAGACCGACAAGGAGGTGGCGGCATGA